In Streptomyces sp. DG2A-72, one genomic interval encodes:
- a CDS encoding GAF and ANTAR domain-containing protein translates to MNQQLLAKTFVELADNLVADFDLIDFLRLLTDRCVGLLGASAAGVLLADRDGELRVMAASDEQVRLLELFQLQNDEGPCLECFRTGTLVIVPDLTRKVDRWPRFVMAAHRSGFGAVQALPMRLRDETVGALNLFGIAPGPFDPLATHIAQALADVATISLLQQRTAHRSTVLNEQLQTALNSRVLIEQAKGKLAERQGIDMEQAFSALRGYARSHNRRLADVARAFIDDSDPLPGLGS, encoded by the coding sequence ATGAATCAGCAGCTCCTGGCCAAGACCTTCGTCGAGCTGGCGGACAACCTGGTCGCCGACTTCGACCTGATCGACTTCCTGCGCCTGCTCACCGACCGCTGTGTAGGGCTGCTCGGCGCGAGTGCCGCCGGTGTGCTGCTCGCGGACCGCGACGGCGAGCTACGCGTGATGGCCGCCTCCGACGAACAGGTACGGCTGCTGGAGCTCTTCCAGCTCCAGAACGACGAGGGCCCCTGCCTGGAGTGCTTCCGCACCGGCACCCTCGTGATCGTCCCCGACCTCACCCGGAAGGTCGACCGCTGGCCGCGCTTCGTCATGGCGGCCCACCGCAGCGGCTTCGGGGCGGTCCAGGCGCTGCCCATGCGCCTGCGGGACGAGACCGTGGGCGCCCTGAATCTCTTCGGCATCGCGCCCGGCCCCTTCGACCCACTCGCCACGCACATCGCCCAGGCCTTGGCCGACGTCGCCACCATCAGCCTGCTGCAACAACGCACCGCTCACCGCAGCACGGTGCTCAACGAGCAGCTGCAGACGGCACTGAACAGCCGGGTACTGATCGAACAGGCCAAGGGGAAGCTCGCCGAACGCCAGGGCATCGACATGGAACAGGCTTTCAGCGCGCTGCGCGGCTACGCCCGCTCCCACAACCGGCGCCTGGCCGACGTGGCCCGCGCCTTCATCGACGACTCCGACCCCCTTCCCGGTCTGGGGTCCTGA
- a CDS encoding STAS domain-containing protein: protein MTLPQLNIYRHDRGRRALITLAGEIDPATAPQVRAVLERCLSDGITTIDVDLTTVGLCDSSGRRVFLDASRHAAETHACLRLHHPSPQTTRLLADTGSDLLLL from the coding sequence ATGACTCTTCCGCAGCTGAACATCTACCGGCACGACCGGGGCAGACGAGCACTGATCACCCTGGCCGGCGAGATCGACCCGGCTACCGCGCCCCAGGTGCGCGCTGTCCTGGAGCGGTGCCTGAGTGACGGCATCACCACCATTGACGTCGATCTGACCACCGTCGGCCTCTGCGACAGCAGCGGCCGGCGCGTCTTCCTCGATGCGTCGCGGCACGCCGCCGAGACCCACGCGTGCCTGCGGCTGCACCACCCGTCCCCGCAGACCACACGGCTCCTCGCGGACACCGGCTCCGATCTTCTGCTCCTGTGA
- a CDS encoding DUF5994 family protein — translation MDGTEGNSHTGFHAGSFSAKDETRAAAEAARRRVRIMSATLHPTLHPEPVAAPAARLALKTDGTSRGLLDGAWWPRSRDLLSELPALTDVLDPLWGRITRVAVNPKYWPVIPRQVPVNGHIVKVGWFTPEIDPHKLLLLSYGTDRWDLLIIPPETGAESAARLMAAASDHDGPPLTASALIAADKARHGVAATDEPLDPDETWEYEGGASAVSTVVPEQPGAPGRASHLIVGK, via the coding sequence GTGGACGGTACCGAGGGCAATTCGCACACCGGCTTCCACGCCGGGTCGTTCTCGGCGAAAGATGAAACCCGGGCCGCCGCTGAGGCGGCCCGGAGACGGGTCCGCATCATGTCGGCGACCTTGCACCCCACCCTGCACCCCGAGCCCGTCGCAGCCCCGGCCGCGCGTCTCGCATTGAAGACCGACGGCACCTCGCGCGGACTCCTGGACGGTGCCTGGTGGCCCCGCTCCCGGGATCTGCTGAGCGAACTGCCCGCGCTGACCGACGTGTTGGACCCCTTGTGGGGCCGCATCACGCGCGTCGCCGTCAACCCGAAGTACTGGCCGGTCATCCCACGCCAGGTTCCTGTGAACGGCCACATCGTCAAGGTCGGCTGGTTCACCCCGGAAATCGACCCGCACAAACTGCTGCTGCTCTCCTACGGCACCGACCGCTGGGACCTGCTGATCATCCCGCCGGAGACCGGGGCGGAGTCGGCGGCCCGGCTCATGGCCGCCGCGTCCGACCACGACGGCCCGCCCCTCACCGCGAGCGCGCTCATCGCCGCGGACAAGGCCCGGCACGGCGTCGCCGCGACCGACGAGCCACTGGACCCGGACGAGACATGGGAGTACGAGGGCGGCGCCTCCGCGGTGTCCACGGTCGTACCGGAGCAGCCCGGTGCGCCCGGTCGGGCCAGTCACCTGATCGTCGGTAAGTGA